From the genome of Candidatus Paceibacterota bacterium, one region includes:
- a CDS encoding type II secretion system F family protein, whose product MPKYSYVAMDPHGKESKGTLEVSSQNEAIGRVKEMGLFPTKIVEVEKVKEKSDKKTAAPAKAGAKKKGGGLNVNLNIKIPGLGGRVKSKVLTTFTRQLATLVDAGLPLLRGLRVLEKQERNPTLKSIIGELAVSIEGGSTFSEGLAQHPKVFNRLFVNMVKAGELGGVLEVVLNRLSEFMEKAQKIKGKVVAAMFYPIAVLVVATVILAILMVYVIPKFKEVFAGMLDNAQLPAFTRFVLAISDTIREHFIITICCLAAFVVALMLFIRTKFGRHAFDKFKLKMPIIGPVVSKVAISRFTRTLGTLVTSGVPILQALTIVKETAGNVIIADAVNSIHESVKEGETITAPLEASGVFPPMVISMVDVGEQTGALPEMLLKIADNYDDEVDNAVSAMTSLLEPVMIIFLAVIVGSIVIAMFLPLIELMNKVGSEGGGGKGDD is encoded by the coding sequence ATGCCAAAATACAGCTACGTCGCGATGGACCCGCATGGCAAGGAGAGCAAAGGCACGCTCGAAGTTTCCAGCCAGAACGAGGCCATCGGCCGGGTCAAGGAAATGGGGCTGTTCCCGACCAAGATTGTCGAAGTCGAGAAGGTCAAGGAGAAATCCGACAAGAAGACCGCCGCTCCCGCCAAAGCGGGCGCCAAGAAGAAAGGCGGCGGCCTCAACGTCAACCTCAACATCAAGATCCCCGGCCTGGGCGGGCGGGTCAAATCCAAGGTCCTGACCACCTTTACGCGCCAGTTGGCGACGCTGGTGGACGCCGGCTTGCCGCTGTTGCGCGGCTTGCGCGTGCTCGAAAAGCAGGAGAGGAACCCCACCCTCAAGTCCATTATTGGCGAGTTGGCGGTGTCCATCGAAGGCGGCAGCACTTTCTCCGAGGGCCTGGCCCAGCATCCCAAGGTCTTCAACCGCCTCTTCGTCAACATGGTCAAGGCCGGCGAATTGGGCGGCGTGCTCGAAGTCGTGCTGAACCGCTTGTCCGAGTTCATGGAGAAGGCCCAGAAGATCAAGGGCAAGGTAGTCGCCGCCATGTTCTATCCCATCGCGGTGCTGGTGGTCGCCACCGTTATTCTGGCCATCCTGATGGTGTATGTCATTCCCAAGTTCAAAGAGGTCTTCGCCGGCATGTTGGACAACGCCCAACTGCCCGCTTTCACCCGGTTCGTGCTCGCGATCAGTGACACCATCAGGGAGCATTTTATCATTACTATTTGCTGCCTGGCCGCATTCGTGGTGGCGCTCATGCTGTTTATTCGCACCAAGTTCGGCCGCCATGCCTTTGATAAGTTCAAGCTCAAGATGCCTATCATTGGGCCGGTCGTCAGCAAAGTCGCGATCTCGCGCTTTACCCGCACCCTGGGCACCCTGGTCACCAGCGGCGTTCCCATCCTGCAGGCCCTGACGATCGTCAAAGAGACCGCCGGCAACGTCATCATTGCCGACGCCGTCAACTCCATCCATGAAAGTGTCAAAGAGGGTGAAACCATCACCGCCCCGCTCGAAGCCTCCGGCGTCTTTCCGCCGATGGTCATCAGCATGGTGGACGTCGGTGAACAGACCGGCGCCCTGCCGGAAATGCTCCTCAAGATCGCTGACAATTACGACGACGAGGTGGACAACGCCGTGTCGGCCATGACCTCGCTGCTCGAACCGGTGATGATTATCTTCCTGGCCGTCATCGTCGGCAGCATCGTCATCGCCATGTTCCTGCCGCTGATCGAGCTGATGAACAAGGTCGGCAGCGAAGGCGGCGGTGGCAAGGGCGACGATTAG
- a CDS encoding Gfo/Idh/MocA family oxidoreductase yields MSNHESLTFTRRRFLTRVAKAAGALTVPCYIPASALGRGGAVAPSERILMGGIGMGGRGSYDLGWMLTDPEVQWVAVCDVVKGRCAAAKKMVDGKYGNTDCAVYGDMRQFLAERTDVDAVLIATGDRWHALASVMAMRAGKDVYCEKPACLTMAQGRMVMETARRYGRVYQTGAQRLSEPNHVFAIEMARSGRLGPIHTVYADCRWRDGLRHDWLPAEPEPPKDELDWDVWLGASPWRPYNSGYVKGAGWYRFYDFATDLAMWGAHTVAQALAGLDLTNVSHIEFEYAGPDKTMMTRLSNGVNLVLFRVGGSVWEPCKFWHGACGERFDGADGWAAAADGYSGPDVSSPALLREYKKVLADYTARTQRQMNHARDFFDCIRSRRPAVANPDVMFQSMNICLAADICERLKRGLKFNFRDAEFVGDPEANRMRSRAMRVPYTF; encoded by the coding sequence ATGAGCAACCACGAAAGTCTGACATTCACGCGACGTCGGTTCCTGACACGGGTGGCGAAAGCTGCGGGCGCACTGACGGTGCCCTGCTATATTCCGGCTTCGGCGCTGGGGCGAGGCGGAGCTGTTGCCCCCAGCGAACGCATCCTGATGGGCGGCATTGGAATGGGCGGCCGCGGTTCCTATGATTTGGGTTGGATGTTGACCGACCCGGAAGTGCAGTGGGTGGCCGTCTGCGATGTCGTGAAGGGCCGTTGCGCCGCGGCCAAGAAGATGGTGGACGGCAAGTACGGCAATACGGATTGTGCCGTGTATGGCGATATGCGCCAGTTCCTGGCCGAGCGCACGGACGTGGATGCCGTGTTGATTGCCACGGGCGATCGCTGGCACGCGCTGGCCTCGGTGATGGCGATGCGGGCGGGCAAGGATGTTTATTGTGAAAAGCCGGCCTGCTTAACCATGGCGCAGGGGCGGATGGTTATGGAAACCGCCCGGCGGTATGGCCGGGTGTATCAAACCGGCGCCCAGCGGCTCAGCGAGCCGAATCATGTGTTTGCCATCGAAATGGCCCGCTCCGGCCGGTTGGGGCCGATCCATACCGTCTATGCCGACTGTCGCTGGCGCGATGGATTGCGTCACGACTGGCTGCCGGCGGAACCGGAGCCGCCCAAGGACGAATTGGACTGGGATGTCTGGCTCGGGGCCAGTCCGTGGCGGCCTTACAACAGCGGGTATGTGAAAGGGGCGGGGTGGTATCGCTTTTATGATTTCGCCACCGATCTTGCTATGTGGGGCGCGCACACGGTTGCCCAGGCGTTAGCCGGACTCGATCTGACGAACGTGTCGCACATCGAGTTCGAGTATGCGGGGCCGGATAAGACGATGATGACGCGGCTGTCCAACGGAGTGAACCTGGTTCTGTTCCGAGTCGGCGGCTCGGTTTGGGAACCGTGCAAATTCTGGCACGGCGCTTGTGGCGAGCGGTTCGATGGCGCCGATGGGTGGGCCGCGGCCGCCGACGGCTACTCAGGCCCCGATGTTTCGTCCCCGGCGCTGCTGCGTGAGTACAAGAAAGTACTGGCGGATTACACCGCCCGGACGCAACGGCAAATGAACCACGCGCGGGATTTCTTCGACTGCATCCGCTCCCGCCGGCCCGCTGTGGCTAATCCTGACGTCATGTTCCAGTCCATGAACATCTGCCTGGCTGCCGATATCTGCGAGCGACTGAAGCGAGGCCTGAAGTTCAATTTTCGCGATGCTGAGTTTGTCGGCGATCCCGAAGCCAACCGGATGCGGTCCCGCGCGATGCGCGTTCCGTACACGTTCTAA
- a CDS encoding alpha-L-fucosidase, translating into MLLIHRLTALSLTALAAMFIAPVSAAERKYEARWESLDTRPAPEWFLDAKFGIFIHWGVYSVPSWGKVGEYAEWYWNRMHDQKADNPWWQYHKTNYGESFDYKDFAPQFRAELFNADHWADIFARSGARYIVPTSKHHEGFCLWPSGEASKTWGRPWNAAEVGPKRDLMREMSAAVRKRGMKFGFYYSLYEWYNPLWLADRKRYVDEHMVPQFKDVVTRYEPALIFSDGEWDLPSKDWRSEELLAWLYNDSPVKDHVIVNDRWGKECRHKHGGYWTTEYAAGLQDGSHPWEENRGMGFSYGHNRAEHIDHYKTGRELIIVLVDLVSRGGNLLLDIGPNGDGTIPPIMEQRLLEIGDWLKVNGEAIYGTRFAGRSCQWTEGKLPEQRFGEYKVKYNLMDQIGQKPTKDGGAVKQVFFTRKAGTLYAITPGWPGKQLVLREVKAPPGVTVTMLGVPGALNTRAEGNSLVIETPALSPDAAPCRHAYAFRIPGATIIR; encoded by the coding sequence ATGCTCTTGATCCACAGACTAACCGCGCTGTCCCTCACTGCCCTCGCCGCGATGTTCATCGCTCCCGTTTCCGCTGCCGAAAGAAAGTATGAAGCGCGGTGGGAATCTCTCGACACGCGTCCCGCGCCCGAGTGGTTTCTCGACGCCAAGTTCGGCATCTTCATCCATTGGGGCGTCTACTCCGTGCCGTCGTGGGGCAAGGTAGGCGAATATGCCGAGTGGTATTGGAACCGGATGCATGACCAGAAGGCCGACAACCCGTGGTGGCAGTACCACAAAACCAATTACGGCGAGAGCTTCGATTACAAGGATTTCGCCCCGCAGTTCCGCGCGGAGCTCTTTAACGCTGACCATTGGGCCGACATTTTCGCCCGCTCCGGCGCCCGGTACATCGTGCCAACCTCGAAACACCACGAGGGCTTCTGCCTGTGGCCCAGCGGCGAGGCCAGCAAGACCTGGGGCCGGCCGTGGAATGCGGCCGAGGTCGGGCCGAAGCGCGACCTGATGCGGGAAATGTCCGCGGCGGTACGCAAGCGCGGAATGAAGTTCGGTTTCTACTACTCCCTGTACGAATGGTACAACCCGCTCTGGCTGGCCGACCGCAAGCGCTACGTGGACGAGCACATGGTTCCGCAATTCAAGGACGTGGTCACACGCTACGAGCCGGCGCTTATCTTCAGCGACGGCGAGTGGGACCTGCCGAGCAAGGATTGGCGGAGCGAAGAGTTGCTCGCCTGGCTATACAACGATTCGCCCGTCAAGGACCACGTCATTGTCAATGACCGCTGGGGCAAGGAATGCCGGCATAAACATGGCGGTTACTGGACCACGGAGTACGCGGCGGGTCTCCAGGACGGCTCGCATCCGTGGGAGGAAAACCGGGGCATGGGCTTCAGCTACGGCCACAACCGCGCCGAGCACATTGACCACTACAAGACCGGCAGGGAGTTGATAATAGTGCTTGTTGACCTGGTGAGCCGCGGCGGCAACCTGCTGCTGGACATCGGCCCGAACGGCGACGGCACCATCCCGCCCATCATGGAGCAGCGCCTGCTCGAAATCGGCGACTGGCTCAAAGTCAATGGTGAGGCCATTTACGGCACGCGCTTCGCCGGGCGTTCCTGCCAGTGGACCGAAGGCAAGCTGCCCGAGCAACGATTCGGCGAATACAAGGTGAAATACAATCTCATGGATCAGATTGGCCAGAAACCGACCAAGGACGGCGGGGCGGTAAAGCAGGTATTCTTCACCCGGAAGGCCGGAACGCTCTACGCCATCACCCCCGGCTGGCCCGGGAAGCAACTCGTCCTGCGCGAGGTGAAAGCCCCCCCCGGCGTCACGGTCACGATGTTGGGTGTGCCCGGCGCGCTGAACACCCGCGCCGAAGGCAACTCGCTTGTTATCGAAACTCCCGCGCTCAGCCCCGACGCCGCCCCGTGCCGCCATGCGTATGCGTTCAGGATCCCGGGCGCGACGATTATCAGATGA